The stretch of DNA CACTCAAAGTGGTATCGCGATGCCAAGCTTCTTCGGTTATATGAAGTGGTCGTTCGGTATTCTGATACCGCTGTTCCTGATACTGACGGTGATATTCTTTCTGATCTAAAGATACCGTTACCAATAAAAAATGCCGCTTATGCGGCATTTTTTATTGGTAACAAAGTCTGAAAGTTCGGTTTTATGTTTTAAAATAGTCAATTGTCGGGAGGGGCTTCCGTTGGGGTCGACTTGGCGCAAGCCAACGAAGCGCCCCTAGGGAGACCAGGCCCGACATGCACCAAAGTCAAGTACAGGCGGTCTTCCGGTCGAGCATCAAGCCAATATAAGCACTTTAGATTTTACGACCGGAATATTCATTGAGGCCAATTTATCTAATTTGCCATAATGCAAATGAAACTACTTATATCCCCATTGCCGACATCGACATAACAATAATCCCAAACAGAATACCAAACGCAATCAGCGCGCCGATCAGGTTTGTTCCGCCTTTAGCTTTCAGCGCCGGAATGATTTCTGATTTTTGAGCGACAGCCAGCGTTTCAGCAATTTTCTTATCCATATGCTGTTTATACAGACGGTTAGCTAAAACACCAGCCCCTACTCCCATTCCGATACTGATAACGTTGGTAATCACCTCGGATATGCCCAGCATTGACTGAATACCGGTCAACAGGAAACCAAGCCCCAGATAAATCGCGGCATACAGATACATTTTGCGGTAGATGAACCAGAATACGCCGATAAAAAACGCCGCCCAGTTCCAGCTTTTAGGAATGTCACGACCATGGGGAAAGAAGGAGTAGTATTTGCTACCAACAAATACTTTTGAATATTCCTCTGCTTCAGGCGTAGAGGAAATATCATCGATAGGAAAACTATCGGTAACCGCAGCAGAAACTGCATAAGGATTGACGGATGCCGATTCATCACAAACAACGCACTCACCGTTGTCGTTGACCGACATATTCCCACACTTTTGACACTTCTCCATGACATCTTCCCGTATTTATCTGAGGTCTGTTTTGTCGTTCCGATCGACAAATATGATTAAAGTGAGCCTATAGTATCGTTCATGAAACGGGCTTTCAACACGCCTTTCACCTGATAAATAAATTGATTACTCATGTAACCAATTTATTCTTTGGATTGAATCGATTATGCACCCGGGTAGGTTTTAATTAGTTCAAAGACGCCATTAATCATAAACTGAACGCCCATACATACCAGCAGAAAACCCATAACCCGGGAGATGGCTTCAATACCGCTTTTACCTACGCCTTTCATAATTAAATCAGAACTACGTAAGCAGCCCCACAACACCAGTGATAATACCACCGCCGTTAACACCACCGCGGTATAAACCATCCATTCACTGTAGTTTCCTACCTGATGCCAGGTTGAAGCCGCAGAGATAACCATAGCAATGGTACCCGGCCCGGCAGTACTCGGCATGGCAATAGGCACAAAGGCAATACTTTGAGTGGTGGGCTTCAATA from Limnobaculum xujianqingii encodes:
- a CDS encoding DUF2628 domain-containing protein, whose product is MEKCQKCGNMSVNDNGECVVCDESASVNPYAVSAAVTDSFPIDDISSTPEAEEYSKVFVGSKYYSFFPHGRDIPKSWNWAAFFIGVFWFIYRKMYLYAAIYLGLGFLLTGIQSMLGISEVITNVISIGMGVGAGVLANRLYKQHMDKKIAETLAVAQKSEIIPALKAKGGTNLIGALIAFGILFGIIVMSMSAMGI
- a CDS encoding MarC family NAAT transporter → MNDVLQIMHLIGLGLVLLIPLTNPLTSVALFLSLSGDMSREERHNQAMMASFYVFLILVISFFCGELVMRLFGISIPGLRIAGGLIVAYIGFRMLFPPVHPPKPEKSEGEETKVLKPTTQSIAFVPIAMPSTAGPGTIAMVISAASTWHQVGNYSEWMVYTAVVLTAVVLSLVLWGCLRSSDLIMKGVGKSGIEAISRVMGFLLVCMGVQFMINGVFELIKTYPGA